CAGTCAGAACCTTTGTAACTCGACCCCCTGCAAAGGTTGCAAGGGCATGCTGGGCTGCTTGTTGCAAGATGTTATGGTCGCCAATAATCCAGGTGTTGTTGAAGTATCCTGCTTGGTTGAATTTGATTCGTCTGCGCAGTTCTGCTTTTAGGCCCACCAGTTTGGTTAGAACTTCCCAAAGTTCTTTTGCGCGTTCAGCGTTGGGTAGAACGTGGCCTTTGGCGTATCGGCTTAGAACTGTTACAGGCAGATTTGTTTTAGCGGATAATTCTCGGTAGGTGTATTCTTTTTTTGCTGTCCGGAGGAGTTCTATGGTCATTAAACGGAGTTTAAGGTCTTCTGCGTGTGTGTTCATTTTTATCCCTTTATTTTGTACACCAACAAATCAAATAACGCGTGTACACCCTACCTATTTTAACGTGGATAGATTTATAATTTCCGTATGGACACGCAACGTATCATTTTGTGTAAAATGAGTGGCGGATCCGCCGGGATTTGAACCCGGGATCTTCGGCTTTCTTCTCGTTTGGTTAGAAGGCCGACGCCTTATCCATACTAGGCCACGGACCCAAGTGAGCCTTCATAGTGTAATAATTGCCTAGATATAATCTTTCATTTTCTTTGCAAACAAGGCACAGTTACTCAATGTAAATCGCAGGACGATACGGTTTAGCAAACCTAGCTTTCTGTTGGGGATCATTGATGCTTAGTTCATCTTCAGTGTAGATGTGAAGTTTTACGTTGAATTCTTTTTCAAAAAACGTCTTAGCGGTTTTCAGTACTTTTGCTTCCTCTAAAACGCCTGCTTGTATCTGTTTTTGTTTGATATCCTCAGGCATTCTGTTAATCTCTTGGGAAAGTCCCTGCACAAACTTTGCAAGTTTTCCAGCAACGGGCTTTAGTTCAGGGCTTGTCATTAGTTCTTTCATTAATTCGCCGATAACAATGTTTCCGGACGTTGATTTTTCAACTGCTGTAATGTAGGTTTTCCATTTCCATGGCGCAGCACAGTAGAAGTAAATCTGTTTTGGGGTCATCTTGGTTGCTTTGAGGATGTTCGCGGTGTCTTCTATTACATTTTTGACCAGATTTTCTGCTTCTTCGGCTTGGATGTCTACTTTGGTTTCGTCGTATTCTGGCCAATCTGCTACAGAAACAAAATCTTCGTGGCCCAGTTGACTGTAAAGTTCTTCACATATGTAAGGAGCAAAAGGAGCCAACAAACGAACCCAAGAATCTAACGCTTGTTTTAGAACCTCTGAGTCAAGGCTTTCTGTTCTTCGAACATACCATCGAAAATCATTCCACACTTCAAACAGTGCATGCTCAAGGGCTGTTCGAGTTTTAAGGCCTTCCATATTTTCTGTGATTGTCTTTATTTTTTGTTGCAATAAGCTAAGAAGCCATTTTTCCATATGACCAGATTGCGAGGTTTTGGAGTTTTTAATTATGTTTTCTGCTAATGTTTGGAAGCCTCTTAATTTGGTTTTAAAGTCTTTGACTGTGTCGGCTCGCCAGTCGGGGTCGTTCATTCCTTCTCCCCCTAAAAGCAACGCACAGCGGGTTGCATCTGCTCCAAACTTGTTCAGGGCATCTTTTAGGGTGATGAAGTTACCCTTAGATTTGGACATCTTTTTTCCTTCAATGCTCAGCATGCCATTTACGCCCACGGCTCGAGGCAAATGTTTAGGGAACAAGGCGGTATGCTGGAACAAAAAGAACGTCAAATGATTAGGCAACAATTCTTTGGCTGAGATTCTCAAATCCAGTGGATACCAGTAAAGGAATTCTTTGCGCATCTCTTCCAGTTGTTCGGTTGGGATTTTTGTTTGCTCAGAAACAGTTTCTGGGTTACCTTTTCCGTAGAAAATGTAGTCAAACACTTCTAGTGTTAACTGGTCCCCTTGGATGTTGTATTTTTTGAGATGCTTGTTTATGGTATAAAATGCCATGTAAACCGTAGAGTCCGTTAGGGTTTCTACTATCCATCCGGGGCTCCATGGCAGGGCGGTTCCTAAGCCGCTTTTTCGGGCGCAGGGCCATTCTTTGAGCCAATCAATAATGTTCAAAAACCATTGACGGGCAGAATCCGGATAAATCGTTGCTTGTTCTAAGGTGTTTTTGGTTTGCTGTTTCCATTCGGGGTCAGAATATTTTACAAACCATTGTCCCTCAAGAAGCTTAACCACACAAGGAGTCATGCATCGACAGACCACCGGGTCCGGCAGGTCATACATGGAGTCTGTGATGCCTTTTTCTTTAAAGTCAGCAATTAGGATGTCTTTTATCTTGCTGACCGGTTTTCCTGCGTACTCTTCGCAGATCGGTTTGAGGGTTCCGCCGTGGAACTCTTTTTTGTATAACGTTTTGGTTGCTTCTTCTGCTTTGGTGTCGTTTTGGTCTTTTACTTGCATTTTTTCTACAAGTTCAACGGCAGGGAATTCTCCAAAACCTTCCACGTTAATTAACGAAATTGGTTTGATGTCTTTGACTGTTTGGGGGTCGATTCCAAATTCGTTGAGTAAGTCGGGCTTGTTTTGCAGGTCACGTAGTGCCAAATAGTCAAAGGGTGCATGAGCGGGTACGCTGTAGACTACTCCAGTTGCGTTGTCTGGGCTAACAAACCATCCTGGAAGAATCAGCATTTTTCGTGTGCTTAAGGGGCTGGTGAATAGTTTGCCGATGATTTGTTTGCCTTTGAAGGTTTCCAAAATTGTAACTTTTTTGAGTTGTTCGGTAAGTTTGTTGGCGCATGTTTGGCTGATTATCCAGTTTTCGCCGTTTACTGTTGCTTTGACGTAGTCTGCGTCGGGGTTTATCCAGATGTTTGTGATTCCGTAGATGGTTTCTGGGCGAAATGTTGCCGCGGGTAGGATTGTTCCGTCTTGCATTTTGTATTTGATTAAGGTGTATTCTTCGGCTACGACGCCTTCTCCGGTTTGTCGGTCGTGGTCGCCAGTTGGGCTTTGGTCATGGGGGCACCAAACGACTGGGTATGTGCCTTTGATGATGTAGCCTTTTTCTCGTAATCGTTCACATTGCCATTCGACAAATTTGCTAAAGGTTGGATACAATGAGGTTGTGTTAAATTCTCGTCTCCAGTCTACAGAAAATCCGATTCGTTTGACTGAGCCTCGGCTATCGTCTGTGTAATATTTTGCCATGAACACGGGGTCAACAAATTTTTTGAGGTTCTCTTCTGAGACTCCGTCCATTTCCCTGAAGGCTCGAATCAAGATTTCGTCGCCGTTTTTTACGCGTTCGCTGGCTCCGGCGATGGTTTCTCCGGTCCAGTGCCATGCCCAAGGGAACAATACGTTGAAGCCTTTCATGCGTTTGTATCGGGCAATTGCGTCTACACGGGTGGCAGTAAAACCGTGGCCTACATGAAGGGGGCCATTCATGTACGAAAAAGGAAAAGTGATAAAATATTTCTCCCTATTCGGGTCTGGGTCGGCCTCGAATATTTTGGCGCCT
The sequence above is drawn from the Candidatus Bathyarchaeum sp. genome and encodes:
- the leuS gene encoding leucine--tRNA ligase, translated to MTSLSQMEQKWQKKWQGAKIFEADPDPNREKYFITFPFSYMNGPLHVGHGFTATRVDAIARYKRMKGFNVLFPWAWHWTGETIAGASERVKNGDEILIRAFREMDGVSEENLKKFVDPVFMAKYYTDDSRGSVKRIGFSVDWRREFNTTSLYPTFSKFVEWQCERLREKGYIIKGTYPVVWCPHDQSPTGDHDRQTGEGVVAEEYTLIKYKMQDGTILPAATFRPETIYGITNIWINPDADYVKATVNGENWIISQTCANKLTEQLKKVTILETFKGKQIIGKLFTSPLSTRKMLILPGWFVSPDNATGVVYSVPAHAPFDYLALRDLQNKPDLLNEFGIDPQTVKDIKPISLINVEGFGEFPAVELVEKMQVKDQNDTKAEEATKTLYKKEFHGGTLKPICEEYAGKPVSKIKDILIADFKEKGITDSMYDLPDPVVCRCMTPCVVKLLEGQWFVKYSDPEWKQQTKNTLEQATIYPDSARQWFLNIIDWLKEWPCARKSGLGTALPWSPGWIVETLTDSTVYMAFYTINKHLKKYNIQGDQLTLEVFDYIFYGKGNPETVSEQTKIPTEQLEEMRKEFLYWYPLDLRISAKELLPNHLTFFLFQHTALFPKHLPRAVGVNGMLSIEGKKMSKSKGNFITLKDALNKFGADATRCALLLGGEGMNDPDWRADTVKDFKTKLRGFQTLAENIIKNSKTSQSGHMEKWLLSLLQQKIKTITENMEGLKTRTALEHALFEVWNDFRWYVRRTESLDSEVLKQALDSWVRLLAPFAPYICEELYSQLGHEDFVSVADWPEYDETKVDIQAEEAENLVKNVIEDTANILKATKMTPKQIYFYCAAPWKWKTYITAVEKSTSGNIVIGELMKELMTSPELKPVAGKLAKFVQGLSQEINRMPEDIKQKQIQAGVLEEAKVLKTAKTFFEKEFNVKLHIYTEDELSINDPQQKARFAKPYRPAIYIE